A genome region from Cucumis sativus cultivar 9930 chromosome 4, Cucumber_9930_V3, whole genome shotgun sequence includes the following:
- the LOC101216488 gene encoding uncharacterized protein LOC101216488 isoform X1, with protein MDTPPLQSVNATEVGATETAKRELRTVPRKLVQSTLLPHKPQDQEENGVDREEVNNCREEEELCGSQGKKKRKSKGKTTPQSRSSKKAKEKRAVNLTPKKILNFEETTPTIPDLRLEAKMTREENSRMFAGRQMHPFFSSLKAGKKGQEATQSAERGYTVEKKETGTDCNPIHVFEETGGDNIDNTMQDDELSLDWKNWTFTDRNIIHNVHTLQKTCSSVCESSIKSLSLDDLPIVLAPSDSANGAIEEPVDHNSIKQECLKELTSSVYSVDVDQETMLHHLLSSSKMDDNLNKTRGISDFEARPIPEHQSRFLQDRMQSYYLRCQSHSKNCLWTYKYQPRTAMEVCGNLESVKFLSEWLHLWYERNSQKKKDFAGGKKFQKQDNNGYCSQSDSDYESPDEEDGLKNVLLVTGSSGSGKSAAVHACAEEHGFRVFEFSASVIRSGAVLKQMIGEALQSHQLKWSVKKSQGPRNNFIEKCSSLQESTAATCLASEVTELIPLSDDDSKDYLKGVGEFEYMASESLNNQVEAKPLILLEDVDIIFLEDRGFISAIQEIAETGKGPIILTSNNSDPVLPVNLDRLQISFIRPSSTELLGHLYKICASEGVSIQPCLLERIIHCCHRDIRKTIMHLQFWSQGTRFRDKVQKKYGSLLFDIDAGHQILPVIMPWSFPSQLSELVDKVITKTLIEMETICLMETDGGEFNEVEMQNGLNYQNYEASCLLEAKKAAMLSRNGSIEDHNEFVVDFDTAHECSDISGAPIPLPRKKHRRRLDMVVSSDSEDIPINKECSLVSNTDDGLLSSHHQISPNYPSPLNGLLYHMSDNPVEDYYPSLETAGVHVNEMSMSAATSYVPESIFVPETEIHDMELFPKMVSHGDAGASPEISMDELFDNVLAVEANGFSSPSHTVQETTDVLEDSCNVFNLSCPEGKGFSCNGHMENNVRGYPVMDECSRIDFNKSKFVEKPELEVSGDSVQELWKQLRFGRLDLLGDHVTPEKKETIQIIDLVHRMSHLISDSDLLSSCQPQDILETPTFEFEESDSFSWGGEQLQMASTIAQHGFSLIANDIATTGSHVGCDSSVDIVSEMLASTTNTAALGKLLRHSSTTKILKPSLPGYCHMLDRDMKSHLFDVIQKVAPNRLYLSLKGVQFFEYLSSLRCISRSETLRISRGPDKTKRRRGRVARHYLSTGSHLFSPEDITLLGQSNLPYKDIQGC; from the exons ATGGACACTCCGCCTCTGCAATCCGTGAATGCGACGGAAGTTGGTGCCACTGAGACCGCCAAACGGGAGCTCCGAACTGTTCCACGTAAACTGGTTCAGTCTACGCTGCTTCCTCACAAGCCTCAAGATCAGGAGGAGAATGGAGTCGATCGGGAGGAGGTGAACAATTGCCGCGAGGAGGAGGAATTATGCGGTAGTCAGGgcaagaagaaaaggaagtcGAAGGGGAAGACGACGCCTCAATCGCGAAGCTCAAAGAAG GCGAAGGAAAAGCGAGCAGTAAACTTGACgccaaagaaaattttgaattttgaagagaCAACTCCAACAATTCCCGACTTGCGTCTGGAGGCCAAAATGACCAGAGAG GAAAATTCACGGATGTTTGCAGGAAGGCAAATGCATCCCTTCTTTTCATCCCTGAAAGCAGGGAAGAAAGGTCAGGAGGCAACTCAATCGGCAGAGAGAGGGTACACTgttgagaaaaaggaaactgGAACTGATTGTAATCCAATCCACGTTTTTGAAGAAACTGGG GGTGATAATATTGATAATACCATGCAGGATGATGAACTATCTCTAGACTGGAAAAACTGGACATTCACTGACAGAAATATTATACATAATGTTCATACGTTACAAAAAACTTGTTCATCAGTATGTGAAAGCTCAATAAAGTCTTTAAGTTTAGACGATCTTCCAATTGTGTTGGCACCCTCCGATTCTGCTAATGGTGCAATTGAGGAGCCCGTGGATCATAATTCCATCAAACAAGAATGCCTTAAAGAGTTAACGTCAAGTGTATACAGTGTGGATGTTGACCAGGAGACAATGCTCCATCACCTCCTAAGTAGTTCAAAAATG GATGATAACCTGAATAAAACACGCGGGATTAGTGATTTTGAAGCAAGGCCAATTCCCGAGCATCAAAGTAGATTTCTTCAGGACAG aatgCAGTCCTACTATCTTCGTTGTCAAAGCCATTCCAAAAATTGTTTATGGACATATAAGTATCAGCCAAGGACGGCCATGGAG GTATGTGGTAATCTCGAATCAGTCAAGTTCTTGAGTGAGTGGCTACACCTCTGGTATGAAAGAAATTcacagaagaaaaaagattttgcTGGAGGGAAGAAATTTCAGAAGCAAGATAACAATGGTTACTGTTCCCAAAGTGATTCTGACTATGAGAGTCCAGATGAAGAGGATGGCCTGAAAAACGTTCTTCTTGTCACGGGATCATCTGGG AGTGGGAAATCTGCAGCCGTTCATGCCTGTGCTGAAGAGCATGGTTTCAGGGTTTTTGAG TTCAGTGCATCTGTCATTCGTTCAGGAGCTGTTCTCAAGCAGATGATTGGAGAGGCTTTACAATCTCATCAGCTAAAATG GTCAGTAAAAAAATCCCAGGGACCGAGGAACAATTTTATTGAGAAATGCTCCTCTCTTCAAGAGAGTACAGCAGCTACATGTTTAGCTAGTGAGGTGACTGAACTCATCCCTTTATCAGACGATGATTCTAAAGATTACCTCAAAGGTGTTGGGGAGTTTGAATACATGGCATCTGAAAGCCTCAACAATCAAGTTGAAGCTAAGCCTTTAATTCTTTTAGAGGATGTGGATATCATTTTTCTCGAGGATCGTGGTTTTATTTCTGCAATTCAAGAGATCGCTGAGACAGGAAAGGGACCCATAATTTTGACCAGCAATA ATAGCGATCCTGTTCTCCCTGTTAATTTGGATAGGCTACAGATCTCTTTTATACGACCATCATCAACGGAACTACTCGGTCATTTATATAAG ATTTGTGCTTCTGAAGGAGTCAGCATCCAACCATGCTTACTTGAGCGCATTATTCATTGTTGCCACAGAGATATACGGAAAACCATTATGCATCTCCAGTTCTGGAGCCAGGGTACAAGATTTAGAG ATAAAGTTCAGAAAAAGTATGGGTCgcttttatttgatattgatgCTGGCCATCAAATACTGCCGGTGATAATGCCATGGAGTTTCCCATCTCAGTTATCAGAGCTAGTTGACAAAGTGATCACAAAGACGTTAATAGAAATGGAAACAATTTGCTTGATGGAGACAGATGGAGGTGAATTTAATGAAGTGGAAATGCAAAATGGTCTGAACTACCAAAATTATGAAGCCAGCTGTCTTTTAGAGGCCAAGAAAGCAGCAATGTTGAGTAGGAATGGCTCAATTGAAGATCACAATGAATTTGTAGTTGATTTTGATACTGCACACGAGTGTTCTGATATTTCAGGAGCCCCCATTCCTTTACCCAGGAAGAAGCATCGAAGAAGGCTAGATATGGTGGTGTCTTCTGACTCTGAAGATATTCCTATCAACAAGGAATGCTCTCTAGTATCAAATACAGATGACGGTTTATTATCATCTCACCATCAAATATCTCCAAATTACCCAAGCCCATTAAATGGGTTGCTTTATCATATGTCAGATAATCCTGTGGAAGATTATTATCCAAGTTTAGAAACTGCAGGTGTACATGTGAATGAGATGTCCATGTCTGCTGCTACGTCATATGTGCCAGAATCAATTTTTGTTCCTGAGACTGAAATCCACGATATGGAGCTGTTTCCCAAAATGGTATCTCATGGTGATGCTGGTGCCAGTCCAGAAATTTCTATGGATGAGCTTTTTGATAATGTGTTAGCAGTTGAAGCCAATGGTTTTAGTTCACCTTcacatactgttcaagaaaCTACAGATGTTTTGGAAGATTCTTgcaatgtatttaatttatcttgcCCAGAGGGGAAAGGATTTTCTTGTAATGGACATATGGAAAACAATGTCAGAGGGTATCCTGTGATGGATGAGTGCAGCCGTATAGACTTTAACAAGTCCAAATTTGTAGAGAAACCTGAATTGGAAGTGTCAGGTGATTCAGTGCAAGAATTGTGGAAACAACTTCGTTTCGGTCGCTTAGATCTTCTAGGAGATCATGTCACGccagaaaagaaagaaaccatTCAGATCATCGATTTAGTTCACAGAATGAGCCATCTAATTTCAGATTCAGACCTGCTTTCTTCGTGCCAACCACAA GATATTTTGGAAACACcaacatttgaatttgaggAATCAGACTCATTCTCCTGGGGAGGTGAGCAATTGCAGATGGCATCTACAATTGCTCAGCATGGATTTAGCCTCATTGCAAACGATATTGCTACCACGGGTTCTCATGTCGGCTGTGATAGCAGTGTGGATATTGTATCAGAAATGCTTGCCTCCACAACTAATACAGCAGCATTGGGTAAATTATTGAGGCATTCTTCCACTACGAAGATTTTGAAACCGAGCCTTCCAGGATATTGTCATATGCTAGACAG AGATATGAAATCACACCTCTTCGACGTAATTCAGAAGGTGGCTCCAAACAGATTGTATTTGTCACTGAAAGGTGTTCAATTCTTTGAATATCTTTCTTCATTGCGTTGTATTTCAAGATCAGAAACTTTACGTATATCAAGAGGCCCTGATAAGACGAAAAGACGAAG GGGACGGGTTGCACGACATTACTTGAGTACTGGTTCTCATCTGTTCTCCCCCGAAGACATAACATTGCTGGGACAATCTAACCTTCCATACAAAGATATTCAAGGGTGTTGA
- the LOC101216488 gene encoding uncharacterized protein LOC101216488 isoform X2, with translation MDTPPLQSVNATEVGATETAKRELRTVPRKLVQSTLLPHKPQDQEENGVDREEVNNCREEEELCGSQGKKKRKSKGKTTPQSRSSKKAKEKRAVNLTPKKILNFEETTPTIPDLRLEAKMTREENSRMFAGRQMHPFFSSLKAGKKGQEATQSAERGYTVEKKETGTDCNPIHVFEETGDDELSLDWKNWTFTDRNIIHNVHTLQKTCSSVCESSIKSLSLDDLPIVLAPSDSANGAIEEPVDHNSIKQECLKELTSSVYSVDVDQETMLHHLLSSSKMDDNLNKTRGISDFEARPIPEHQSRFLQDRMQSYYLRCQSHSKNCLWTYKYQPRTAMEVCGNLESVKFLSEWLHLWYERNSQKKKDFAGGKKFQKQDNNGYCSQSDSDYESPDEEDGLKNVLLVTGSSGSGKSAAVHACAEEHGFRVFEFSASVIRSGAVLKQMIGEALQSHQLKWSVKKSQGPRNNFIEKCSSLQESTAATCLASEVTELIPLSDDDSKDYLKGVGEFEYMASESLNNQVEAKPLILLEDVDIIFLEDRGFISAIQEIAETGKGPIILTSNNSDPVLPVNLDRLQISFIRPSSTELLGHLYKICASEGVSIQPCLLERIIHCCHRDIRKTIMHLQFWSQGTRFRDKVQKKYGSLLFDIDAGHQILPVIMPWSFPSQLSELVDKVITKTLIEMETICLMETDGGEFNEVEMQNGLNYQNYEASCLLEAKKAAMLSRNGSIEDHNEFVVDFDTAHECSDISGAPIPLPRKKHRRRLDMVVSSDSEDIPINKECSLVSNTDDGLLSSHHQISPNYPSPLNGLLYHMSDNPVEDYYPSLETAGVHVNEMSMSAATSYVPESIFVPETEIHDMELFPKMVSHGDAGASPEISMDELFDNVLAVEANGFSSPSHTVQETTDVLEDSCNVFNLSCPEGKGFSCNGHMENNVRGYPVMDECSRIDFNKSKFVEKPELEVSGDSVQELWKQLRFGRLDLLGDHVTPEKKETIQIIDLVHRMSHLISDSDLLSSCQPQDILETPTFEFEESDSFSWGGEQLQMASTIAQHGFSLIANDIATTGSHVGCDSSVDIVSEMLASTTNTAALGKLLRHSSTTKILKPSLPGYCHMLDRDMKSHLFDVIQKVAPNRLYLSLKGVQFFEYLSSLRCISRSETLRISRGPDKTKRRRGRVARHYLSTGSHLFSPEDITLLGQSNLPYKDIQGC, from the exons ATGGACACTCCGCCTCTGCAATCCGTGAATGCGACGGAAGTTGGTGCCACTGAGACCGCCAAACGGGAGCTCCGAACTGTTCCACGTAAACTGGTTCAGTCTACGCTGCTTCCTCACAAGCCTCAAGATCAGGAGGAGAATGGAGTCGATCGGGAGGAGGTGAACAATTGCCGCGAGGAGGAGGAATTATGCGGTAGTCAGGgcaagaagaaaaggaagtcGAAGGGGAAGACGACGCCTCAATCGCGAAGCTCAAAGAAG GCGAAGGAAAAGCGAGCAGTAAACTTGACgccaaagaaaattttgaattttgaagagaCAACTCCAACAATTCCCGACTTGCGTCTGGAGGCCAAAATGACCAGAGAG GAAAATTCACGGATGTTTGCAGGAAGGCAAATGCATCCCTTCTTTTCATCCCTGAAAGCAGGGAAGAAAGGTCAGGAGGCAACTCAATCGGCAGAGAGAGGGTACACTgttgagaaaaaggaaactgGAACTGATTGTAATCCAATCCACGTTTTTGAAGAAACTGGG GATGATGAACTATCTCTAGACTGGAAAAACTGGACATTCACTGACAGAAATATTATACATAATGTTCATACGTTACAAAAAACTTGTTCATCAGTATGTGAAAGCTCAATAAAGTCTTTAAGTTTAGACGATCTTCCAATTGTGTTGGCACCCTCCGATTCTGCTAATGGTGCAATTGAGGAGCCCGTGGATCATAATTCCATCAAACAAGAATGCCTTAAAGAGTTAACGTCAAGTGTATACAGTGTGGATGTTGACCAGGAGACAATGCTCCATCACCTCCTAAGTAGTTCAAAAATG GATGATAACCTGAATAAAACACGCGGGATTAGTGATTTTGAAGCAAGGCCAATTCCCGAGCATCAAAGTAGATTTCTTCAGGACAG aatgCAGTCCTACTATCTTCGTTGTCAAAGCCATTCCAAAAATTGTTTATGGACATATAAGTATCAGCCAAGGACGGCCATGGAG GTATGTGGTAATCTCGAATCAGTCAAGTTCTTGAGTGAGTGGCTACACCTCTGGTATGAAAGAAATTcacagaagaaaaaagattttgcTGGAGGGAAGAAATTTCAGAAGCAAGATAACAATGGTTACTGTTCCCAAAGTGATTCTGACTATGAGAGTCCAGATGAAGAGGATGGCCTGAAAAACGTTCTTCTTGTCACGGGATCATCTGGG AGTGGGAAATCTGCAGCCGTTCATGCCTGTGCTGAAGAGCATGGTTTCAGGGTTTTTGAG TTCAGTGCATCTGTCATTCGTTCAGGAGCTGTTCTCAAGCAGATGATTGGAGAGGCTTTACAATCTCATCAGCTAAAATG GTCAGTAAAAAAATCCCAGGGACCGAGGAACAATTTTATTGAGAAATGCTCCTCTCTTCAAGAGAGTACAGCAGCTACATGTTTAGCTAGTGAGGTGACTGAACTCATCCCTTTATCAGACGATGATTCTAAAGATTACCTCAAAGGTGTTGGGGAGTTTGAATACATGGCATCTGAAAGCCTCAACAATCAAGTTGAAGCTAAGCCTTTAATTCTTTTAGAGGATGTGGATATCATTTTTCTCGAGGATCGTGGTTTTATTTCTGCAATTCAAGAGATCGCTGAGACAGGAAAGGGACCCATAATTTTGACCAGCAATA ATAGCGATCCTGTTCTCCCTGTTAATTTGGATAGGCTACAGATCTCTTTTATACGACCATCATCAACGGAACTACTCGGTCATTTATATAAG ATTTGTGCTTCTGAAGGAGTCAGCATCCAACCATGCTTACTTGAGCGCATTATTCATTGTTGCCACAGAGATATACGGAAAACCATTATGCATCTCCAGTTCTGGAGCCAGGGTACAAGATTTAGAG ATAAAGTTCAGAAAAAGTATGGGTCgcttttatttgatattgatgCTGGCCATCAAATACTGCCGGTGATAATGCCATGGAGTTTCCCATCTCAGTTATCAGAGCTAGTTGACAAAGTGATCACAAAGACGTTAATAGAAATGGAAACAATTTGCTTGATGGAGACAGATGGAGGTGAATTTAATGAAGTGGAAATGCAAAATGGTCTGAACTACCAAAATTATGAAGCCAGCTGTCTTTTAGAGGCCAAGAAAGCAGCAATGTTGAGTAGGAATGGCTCAATTGAAGATCACAATGAATTTGTAGTTGATTTTGATACTGCACACGAGTGTTCTGATATTTCAGGAGCCCCCATTCCTTTACCCAGGAAGAAGCATCGAAGAAGGCTAGATATGGTGGTGTCTTCTGACTCTGAAGATATTCCTATCAACAAGGAATGCTCTCTAGTATCAAATACAGATGACGGTTTATTATCATCTCACCATCAAATATCTCCAAATTACCCAAGCCCATTAAATGGGTTGCTTTATCATATGTCAGATAATCCTGTGGAAGATTATTATCCAAGTTTAGAAACTGCAGGTGTACATGTGAATGAGATGTCCATGTCTGCTGCTACGTCATATGTGCCAGAATCAATTTTTGTTCCTGAGACTGAAATCCACGATATGGAGCTGTTTCCCAAAATGGTATCTCATGGTGATGCTGGTGCCAGTCCAGAAATTTCTATGGATGAGCTTTTTGATAATGTGTTAGCAGTTGAAGCCAATGGTTTTAGTTCACCTTcacatactgttcaagaaaCTACAGATGTTTTGGAAGATTCTTgcaatgtatttaatttatcttgcCCAGAGGGGAAAGGATTTTCTTGTAATGGACATATGGAAAACAATGTCAGAGGGTATCCTGTGATGGATGAGTGCAGCCGTATAGACTTTAACAAGTCCAAATTTGTAGAGAAACCTGAATTGGAAGTGTCAGGTGATTCAGTGCAAGAATTGTGGAAACAACTTCGTTTCGGTCGCTTAGATCTTCTAGGAGATCATGTCACGccagaaaagaaagaaaccatTCAGATCATCGATTTAGTTCACAGAATGAGCCATCTAATTTCAGATTCAGACCTGCTTTCTTCGTGCCAACCACAA GATATTTTGGAAACACcaacatttgaatttgaggAATCAGACTCATTCTCCTGGGGAGGTGAGCAATTGCAGATGGCATCTACAATTGCTCAGCATGGATTTAGCCTCATTGCAAACGATATTGCTACCACGGGTTCTCATGTCGGCTGTGATAGCAGTGTGGATATTGTATCAGAAATGCTTGCCTCCACAACTAATACAGCAGCATTGGGTAAATTATTGAGGCATTCTTCCACTACGAAGATTTTGAAACCGAGCCTTCCAGGATATTGTCATATGCTAGACAG AGATATGAAATCACACCTCTTCGACGTAATTCAGAAGGTGGCTCCAAACAGATTGTATTTGTCACTGAAAGGTGTTCAATTCTTTGAATATCTTTCTTCATTGCGTTGTATTTCAAGATCAGAAACTTTACGTATATCAAGAGGCCCTGATAAGACGAAAAGACGAAG GGGACGGGTTGCACGACATTACTTGAGTACTGGTTCTCATCTGTTCTCCCCCGAAGACATAACATTGCTGGGACAATCTAACCTTCCATACAAAGATATTCAAGGGTGTTGA
- the LOC101216002 gene encoding WAT1-related protein At4g08300: MGAETGLAMFCGMIQKIKPYLAMVSLQFGYAGMYIITMLCLKKGMNHYVLAVYRHVVATIVITPFAIVLERKIRPKMTLGIFARVLLLGFLEPVLDQNLYYVGLKLTSATFTSVTINILPAVTFIMALIFRLESVNFKKIRSIAKVAGTLVTIGGAMVMTLYKGPIVDIFHGHGRHAAHNSSSSESADQHWVLGTLMLLGSIVGWSGFFILQSFTLRKYPAELSLTALICVAGAVEGSIVTLIMERDFTVWVIGWDSRLLAAVYTGVICSGLAYYIQGVVIRERGPVFVTSFTPLCMIITAILGSIVLAEQIHLGSIIGAIFIVMGLYLVVWGKAKDHINKLTNQKSNAATELPITNEPETTAAERCSSKAPPA, encoded by the exons TTGCAATTTGGATATGCAGGGATGTATATTATCACCATGCTTTGTCTTAAGAAAGGGATGAACCATTACGTTCTCGCCGTCTATCGACACGTCGTTGCCACCATTGTCATCACCCCCTTTGCTATCGTCCTCGAAAG AAAGATAAGGCCGAAGATGACATTAGGAATCTTTGCACGAGTCTTGCTCCTTGGATTTCTCGA GCCTGTGTTGGATCAAAATCTATACTATGTGGGTTTGAAACTTACCTCAGCAACGTTTACCTCTGTCACCATCAATATTCTACCTGCAGTGACGTTCATTATGGCTCTCATTTTCag GCTAGAAAGTGTGAACTTCAAGAAGATCCGTAGCATTGCGAAGGTGGCAGGAACATTGGTAACAATCGGCGGAGCAATGGTGATGACTCTATACAAAGGACCAATCGTCGACATATTTCACGGTCATGGACGACATGCCGCCCACAACAGCAGCAGCAGCGAATCTGCTGACCAGCACTGGGTCCTCGGCACCCTCATGCTCCTCGGCAGCATTGTGGGTTGGTCGGGCTTCTTCATCTTACAA TCGTTCACGCTGAGAAAATATCCGGCGGAGCTGTCCTTAACGGCCCTGATATGCGTAGCCGGTGCAGTGGAGGGCTCCATCGTGACGCTTATTATGGAGCGTGACTTTACCGTGTGGGTCATCGGCTGGGACTCTCGTCTTCTTGCCGCTGTTTATACT GGTGTGATATGCTCTGGACTTGCATATTACATACAAGGTGTGGTAATTCGGGAACGTGGCCCAGTTTTTGTTACCTCTTTTACACCTCTCTGCATGATTATTACCGCCATTCTTGGTTCCATTGTTTTGGCTGAGCAAATTCACCTTGGAAG CATAATAGGAGCAATTTTCATAGTGATGGGGCTATACTTAGTGGTGTGGGGAAAAGCCAAAGACCACATAAATAAATTGACGAATCAAAAAAGCAACGCCGCCACCGAATTACCGATCACCAACGAGCCGGAAACTACCGCCGCCGAGCGTTGTTCTTCAAAAGCTCCACCGGCTTGA